A genomic window from Algoriphagus sp. Y33 includes:
- a CDS encoding Gfo/Idh/MocA family protein gives MRQLKIGIVGTGAITGKHADAIAEIENAELVALCSSSSERAKVTQEKFGIDTYSDLSAFLTHPELDIVCICTASGHHMDAGLLAAKAGKHLLIEKPIEINLGRADQLIDACDKNGVKLGVIFQNRFSADYIKLKTAVQAGKFGKLLMGNAHVNWYRAPEYYSSSSWKGTLKGDGGGAFMNQGIHTIDLLLDVMGDVKSVFAKVKTAVHPIEGEDLGAALVTFENRALGNITASTALYPGLAERLEIFGKNGSAVLEAGKLIQWSIQGEENEPILTDTNSGSGAADPMAIGHALHKAQWEHYLNAVEKNEPVLVEGNMARKSVELIRAIYKSSELEKEVELPFFDHS, from the coding sequence ATGAGGCAATTAAAAATTGGAATAGTAGGAACAGGGGCAATTACCGGGAAGCATGCAGATGCAATCGCTGAAATCGAAAATGCTGAATTGGTGGCACTATGCAGCAGTTCGTCCGAGAGAGCCAAGGTCACTCAGGAGAAATTTGGCATTGATACTTATTCTGATCTCTCTGCTTTTTTGACTCATCCCGAACTCGATATTGTATGCATTTGTACGGCAAGCGGGCATCATATGGATGCAGGATTACTGGCAGCAAAAGCAGGGAAGCACCTGTTGATAGAAAAGCCAATTGAAATAAACCTTGGTAGGGCGGATCAGTTAATTGATGCTTGTGACAAGAATGGGGTCAAGCTTGGCGTTATTTTTCAGAACCGGTTTTCTGCGGATTATATAAAGCTCAAAACGGCGGTTCAAGCCGGTAAATTCGGTAAGCTTCTCATGGGCAATGCGCATGTGAATTGGTACAGGGCTCCGGAGTATTACAGCAGTAGTTCCTGGAAAGGTACGCTGAAAGGAGATGGAGGAGGAGCATTTATGAACCAAGGTATCCATACGATTGACCTGTTGCTGGATGTGATGGGAGATGTGAAGTCTGTTTTTGCTAAAGTCAAGACTGCGGTTCATCCGATAGAAGGGGAGGATTTGGGAGCTGCGCTTGTGACTTTTGAGAATAGGGCGCTGGGGAATATTACCGCTTCCACAGCTTTGTATCCGGGTTTGGCTGAGCGTTTGGAGATTTTTGGAAAGAATGGAAGTGCAGTTTTGGAAGCGGGCAAATTGATTCAATGGAGTATTCAGGGTGAAGAAAATGAGCCGATTTTAACTGATACAAATTCAGGTTCGGGAGCTGCCGATCCCATGGCTATCGGGCATGCACTTCACAAGGCCCAGTGGGAACATTATTTGAATGCTGTGGAGAAAAATGAGCCGGTATTGGTGGAAGGAAATATGGCCCGAAAATCAGTCGAGCTGATCCGGGCCATTTATAAGTCATCAGAACTTGAGAAGGAAGTGGAACTCCCGTTTTTTGATCATTCTTAG
- a CDS encoding glycoside hydrolase family 28 protein has protein sequence MQFNVTRAVLSLLLTWLILPAFAQHTLESMYEGVEFDMPKVKETSFPDFEKNILEYGAVGDGIFKNSEAFKAAIEAVNSDGGGRVIVPRGIWLTGPITLLSNVNLHLEDGALILFSRDFDDYPLVETSFEGLNTVRCISPINAYQVENIAITGKGTIDGNGDAWRFVKKGKLTEGQWKTLVNSGGVLDAKGQIWFPSQASLDGYNASSSFNVPDTKDRETLEKMKDFLRPVMVSIRESKRVLLDGPTFQNSPAWNIHPLMSEDVIIRNLNVRNPWYSQNGDGLDLESCKNVLIYNNTFDVGDDAICFKSGKDKDGRDRDMPTENVIVKNNIVYHAHGGFVIGSEMSGGVRNVHVSNCTFIGTDVGLRFKSTRGRGGIVENIWISTIHMIDIPAEAIRFNMFYSGNSPILEDDQNADDEVRDEALVPITEETPSFQNISMKNIYVSGSGTAGFFMGLPEMKLKNVSLENSVLEAEKGITAIDASGMILRNVKVLGTKDTPLTIYNSEQVNVRGFLFEENGKAPVRVLGSKTSDITFDKKDFKSETEISVGNGALESAVKLK, from the coding sequence ATGCAATTTAACGTAACACGAGCGGTTTTGTCGCTTCTTTTGACTTGGCTGATTTTGCCTGCTTTTGCGCAGCATACGCTGGAAAGTATGTACGAAGGAGTGGAATTCGATATGCCCAAAGTGAAGGAAACAAGTTTTCCGGATTTTGAAAAAAACATTCTAGAATATGGTGCTGTAGGTGATGGGATCTTCAAAAACTCCGAAGCGTTCAAAGCGGCGATAGAAGCTGTGAATTCAGACGGTGGAGGAAGAGTCATAGTGCCAAGGGGGATTTGGTTGACTGGCCCGATTACATTGTTGAGCAATGTCAATCTTCATTTGGAGGATGGTGCATTGATCCTTTTTAGCCGGGATTTTGATGATTATCCGCTGGTGGAGACGAGTTTCGAGGGTTTGAATACCGTTCGCTGTATTTCCCCGATCAATGCCTATCAGGTAGAAAATATTGCGATAACAGGCAAAGGTACGATAGATGGAAATGGCGATGCTTGGAGGTTTGTAAAGAAAGGAAAGTTGACCGAAGGACAATGGAAAACGCTGGTGAATTCCGGTGGAGTCTTGGATGCAAAAGGGCAGATTTGGTTTCCTAGTCAAGCTTCTTTGGATGGCTACAATGCCAGCTCCAGCTTCAATGTGCCTGACACCAAGGATAGAGAAACATTGGAGAAAATGAAAGACTTTTTACGCCCGGTGATGGTAAGTATTCGTGAAAGTAAGCGGGTGCTATTGGACGGCCCCACCTTCCAGAACTCTCCTGCTTGGAATATCCATCCGCTGATGAGCGAGGATGTGATCATCCGAAATCTAAATGTGCGTAATCCATGGTATTCCCAGAATGGTGACGGGCTGGATCTGGAATCCTGCAAAAATGTCCTCATCTACAACAATACCTTTGATGTGGGAGATGATGCGATATGCTTCAAGTCAGGAAAAGATAAGGATGGACGTGATCGGGACATGCCTACGGAGAATGTGATCGTAAAAAACAACATTGTCTATCATGCGCATGGGGGATTTGTGATCGGAAGTGAAATGTCCGGTGGTGTGAGAAATGTCCATGTCTCAAACTGTACTTTTATCGGAACAGACGTTGGGTTGCGATTTAAAAGCACCCGTGGCAGAGGTGGAATAGTAGAGAATATTTGGATTTCAACTATCCATATGATCGATATTCCTGCAGAGGCGATCCGCTTCAATATGTTTTACAGTGGCAATTCACCTATTTTGGAAGATGATCAAAATGCGGATGACGAAGTAAGAGATGAAGCTTTAGTTCCTATAACCGAAGAGACTCCTTCCTTCCAAAATATCAGTATGAAAAATATTTATGTTTCCGGATCGGGAACCGCAGGATTTTTTATGGGACTTCCTGAGATGAAGCTGAAGAATGTGAGCTTGGAAAATTCCGTCTTGGAGGCTGAAAAAGGAATCACGGCTATCGATGCTTCAGGCATGATACTCCGCAATGTAAAAGTATTGGGAACAAAAGATACTCCGCTGACGATTTACAACAGTGAGCAAGTGAATGTGAGAGGCTTTTTATTCGAAGAGAATGGAAAAGCCCCGGTGAGGGTTTTGGGAAGTAAAACTTCTGACATCACTTTTGATAAAAAAGACTTTAAATCTGAAACTGAAATTTCGGTTGGAAACGGGGCTTTGGAATCAGCTGTTAAACTGAAATAG
- the yiaK gene encoding 3-dehydro-L-gulonate 2-dehydrogenase: protein MVDIQIPFGQVSTTLKEILLKYGLAEERAQQCALLFAKADLDGVRSHGVNRFFLFLDFIKKGLVYPDKEPVILSQLGMFERWDGQQGVGNLNAEFAMSRAIRLSKEFGISCVTLQNTNHWMRGGNFGWQAVEAGCIGICFTNTIPNMPAWGGSEPKIGNNPLVIAIPREKGPVVLDMAFSQFAYGKLSIAKAKGEQMDYEAGFDDEGNLTKDPQTVLANFLGLPIGLWKGSGLSMVLDLLAAILSGGNASFEVGKSGEESAVSQVFLCFDPIKLQFHDWIETKSDALIEDLKNSATFDGKSIRYPGEHTLETRNKNLDNGVPISQQLWEQLQNELKS, encoded by the coding sequence ATGGTTGATATTCAAATCCCTTTCGGGCAAGTCAGCACAACGCTAAAGGAAATATTACTTAAGTATGGATTGGCGGAGGAGCGGGCACAGCAGTGTGCACTACTTTTTGCCAAAGCCGATCTGGACGGGGTGCGCTCACATGGTGTGAACCGTTTCTTTCTTTTTCTTGACTTTATCAAAAAAGGATTGGTCTATCCTGACAAGGAGCCCGTCATCCTAAGTCAACTCGGAATGTTTGAGCGATGGGATGGTCAGCAGGGAGTGGGAAATCTCAATGCGGAGTTTGCCATGTCCCGGGCGATTCGTCTTTCCAAAGAATTTGGGATCAGCTGCGTCACTTTGCAGAATACCAATCACTGGATGCGGGGTGGGAATTTTGGTTGGCAAGCTGTGGAGGCCGGCTGTATCGGGATTTGCTTTACCAATACCATCCCAAATATGCCGGCTTGGGGAGGAAGCGAACCGAAAATTGGCAATAATCCACTTGTAATTGCTATTCCCAGAGAAAAAGGGCCTGTGGTGTTGGATATGGCGTTTTCCCAATTCGCTTATGGAAAGCTGAGCATAGCCAAAGCTAAAGGTGAGCAAATGGATTATGAAGCAGGGTTTGACGACGAGGGGAATTTGACCAAGGATCCCCAAACTGTTCTTGCTAATTTTCTGGGATTACCGATAGGCCTTTGGAAAGGATCCGGTCTCAGTATGGTCTTGGATCTTCTTGCAGCTATACTTTCCGGCGGAAATGCTTCCTTTGAAGTGGGCAAGTCTGGGGAAGAAAGTGCTGTCTCCCAGGTCTTTCTTTGCTTCGATCCTATCAAACTCCAATTTCATGACTGGATAGAAACCAAGTCGGATGCTTTGATCGAAGACCTGAAAAATTCAGCAACTTTTGACGGGAAATCAATTCGGTACCCGGGAGAGCATACATTAGAGACCCGAAATAAAAATCTTGACAATGGAGTTCCTATTTCACAGCAACTCTGGGAGCAACTTCAAAACGAACTGAAATCATGA
- a CDS encoding pectinesterase family protein, producing the protein MLNLHLTCRNDDIKILRKIDETMGNNYLKSVWILGLFLTLCLPSFSQNVDIQPLDSEVMKGKIEHDIVVAQDGSGHFKTIGEALDAIRVYLPKPHTVYIKPGIYKEKLTIHGPVTHVTFEGESPETTIITYDDYALKDNMGTFETYTLKVLGSSLTFKNLTIENSAGNVGQAVALHAEGDRLVFENCRFLGNQDTMFASGENSRQLYKNCYIEGTTDFIFGSATALFENCEILSKADSYITAASTPEWVDYGYVFKDCKLTAAAGVTKVYLGRPWRDFAQTVFITTEMGSHIVADGWNNWSRKNAEQTVFYAELGSSGPGANPAGRVDWSYQLSEEDSKKYSNDLIFSGKTKDADYYGNRWFGYVKDSSFNLEDAWKKDVKNFPQIKAVEIQSSESVTQSKGHVYKKLGSRELKLDVFSPKNAESLRPAIVMIHGGGWKSGDKELQIPMAIALAERGFVTAVVEYRLSPEAQYPAAINDVKEAIRWMKVHADEFGLDSSRMVISGSSAGGQIAALVGMTNTPEYEGATELTSSSEVQAIIDMDGVLAFHHPESAEGQVASEWLGGTYGQKLEVWDAASPLYLKSPDLKPMLFINSQYPRFHAGRDELIGKLDEREVYSEMHTFPDAPHPFWLYEPWYNLTVNTMAAFLEKVFD; encoded by the coding sequence ATGCTTAATCTACACCTGACTTGTAGGAATGATGATATTAAAATATTGAGAAAAATAGATGAAACCATGGGAAATAACTATTTGAAATCAGTATGGATTCTGGGTTTATTCTTGACTCTTTGTTTACCTTCTTTTTCTCAAAATGTAGATATCCAGCCTCTGGACTCAGAAGTGATGAAAGGAAAAATCGAGCATGATATAGTCGTGGCTCAAGATGGTTCAGGACATTTCAAAACCATTGGGGAAGCACTCGATGCGATTCGGGTTTACCTTCCCAAGCCGCACACGGTTTATATCAAACCGGGAATTTATAAGGAGAAATTGACGATTCATGGGCCTGTGACCCATGTGACTTTTGAAGGAGAGAGCCCCGAGACTACCATCATCACTTACGATGATTACGCTTTGAAGGACAACATGGGGACTTTTGAAACTTATACTTTGAAAGTTCTGGGAAGTTCTCTGACTTTTAAAAATCTAACCATTGAAAATTCCGCCGGAAATGTAGGGCAAGCTGTGGCTCTTCATGCTGAGGGAGATCGTTTGGTATTTGAGAATTGCCGCTTTTTGGGAAACCAGGATACCATGTTTGCATCCGGGGAAAATTCCCGTCAGCTTTATAAAAATTGTTACATTGAGGGAACCACTGATTTTATCTTTGGCTCAGCGACTGCACTTTTTGAAAACTGTGAGATTCTCTCTAAAGCCGATTCTTATATCACTGCGGCCTCTACACCTGAGTGGGTGGACTATGGATATGTGTTCAAAGACTGTAAACTCACGGCAGCAGCCGGAGTGACGAAAGTTTACCTAGGAAGACCCTGGAGAGATTTTGCACAAACGGTTTTCATCACTACTGAAATGGGGTCTCATATAGTTGCAGATGGCTGGAATAACTGGAGCAGGAAGAATGCGGAGCAGACTGTTTTCTATGCAGAATTGGGAAGTTCAGGACCGGGTGCAAATCCAGCCGGTAGAGTGGACTGGTCTTATCAATTAAGTGAGGAAGACAGTAAAAAGTATAGCAATGATCTGATTTTCTCCGGCAAAACAAAGGATGCTGATTATTACGGCAATCGCTGGTTTGGGTATGTTAAAGACAGTTCCTTCAATCTGGAAGATGCTTGGAAAAAGGATGTGAAGAATTTCCCTCAGATCAAAGCTGTTGAAATTCAGTCCAGCGAGTCAGTAACTCAAAGTAAAGGCCATGTTTATAAAAAACTTGGAAGTAGAGAACTGAAATTGGATGTCTTTTCTCCAAAGAACGCGGAATCGCTGCGTCCGGCAATTGTGATGATTCATGGTGGAGGATGGAAATCCGGAGATAAGGAACTTCAGATTCCGATGGCAATTGCCTTGGCAGAGCGGGGATTCGTGACGGCAGTGGTTGAGTATAGACTTTCGCCGGAGGCGCAATATCCTGCTGCAATCAATGATGTGAAAGAAGCAATTCGCTGGATGAAAGTGCATGCGGATGAATTCGGATTGGATTCATCCCGAATGGTTATTTCGGGTAGTTCAGCAGGTGGGCAGATTGCAGCTTTGGTGGGAATGACAAATACGCCGGAATATGAAGGAGCGACGGAGTTAACCTCCTCTTCAGAAGTTCAGGCAATTATTGATATGGATGGAGTATTGGCATTTCATCATCCGGAATCTGCCGAAGGGCAAGTTGCGTCGGAATGGCTAGGCGGGACATATGGGCAAAAGCTGGAGGTTTGGGATGCTGCATCTCCTTTATATCTGAAATCTCCGGATTTAAAACCCATGCTTTTCATCAATTCCCAATACCCAAGATTTCATGCAGGTAGAGATGAGTTGATTGGTAAACTGGATGAAAGAGAAGTTTATTCAGAAATGCATACTTTTCCGGATGCACCGCATCCATTTTGGTTGTACGAACCTTGGTATAACTTAACGGTAAATACAATGGCTGCATTTTTAGAAAAGGTGTTTGATTAG
- a CDS encoding Crp/Fnr family transcriptional regulator, which produces MKELIQFIGDFQHLDQVTTEAVKNSFQERLYKRNDYLLKEGETCSKIFFIKTGLVRRFYVIDGEEITKWIYHDNHWLTSLASYFNHKPSFECLQADQDTVVYFLSREKEQELLKFPLFLQFHFKFLRFSLAAFDEFHFVLDSMTAQKKYKYIIENFPLIIQRAKQKNIASLLNVSQETLSRIRAGIY; this is translated from the coding sequence ATGAAAGAACTAATCCAATTTATAGGTGACTTTCAGCACTTAGATCAGGTAACTACAGAAGCTGTAAAAAATAGTTTTCAGGAGAGATTATACAAAAGGAATGACTATTTGCTCAAAGAAGGAGAGACTTGTTCTAAGATATTCTTTATAAAAACTGGACTGGTTAGAAGGTTTTATGTTATTGATGGCGAAGAAATAACTAAGTGGATTTATCATGATAATCATTGGTTAACTTCATTAGCCAGCTACTTTAATCATAAGCCATCATTTGAATGCTTACAAGCAGATCAAGATACTGTCGTTTATTTTTTATCTAGGGAAAAGGAACAAGAATTATTAAAATTCCCTCTTTTTCTTCAATTTCATTTCAAGTTCTTAAGATTTTCTTTGGCTGCATTCGATGAGTTCCATTTTGTGTTGGACTCGATGACAGCTCAAAAAAAATATAAGTATATTATTGAAAATTTTCCTTTAATTATTCAAAGGGCGAAACAAAAAAACATAGCCTCGCTATTGAATGTCAGCCAAGAAACATTAAGCAGGATTCGAGCTGGAATTTATTGA
- a CDS encoding pectinesterase family protein translates to MRLALILVLGFFSLSAQGQEFDFVVAKDGSGDFLTIQQAFDAVPDFRKNETRILLKAGVYKEKLVLATSKTNVSLIGENAENTLVTYDDFAQKKNKFGEEMGTTGSTGFFVFGDGFYARDITFENSSGPVGQAVAVRVDGDKVMFEKCRFLGFQDTLYPHGDRSRQYYKDCYIEGTVDFIFGWSTVVFENCEIFSKKGGGYVTAASTGEVTKHGFVFIDCKLTSDGEPASVYLGRPWRDYAKTVFINTEMGDHIKPEGWHNWNKPNAEQTAFYAEYASRGPGANVAERVSWSHQLTEEEAEIYTAKAVLAGEDGWNPQSRILD, encoded by the coding sequence ATGAGATTAGCATTAATCCTTGTATTGGGCTTTTTTTCTTTGTCGGCACAAGGTCAAGAATTCGACTTTGTGGTAGCTAAAGATGGATCCGGTGATTTTCTTACCATTCAGCAGGCCTTTGATGCAGTTCCTGATTTTAGGAAAAATGAAACAAGGATTCTGTTGAAGGCAGGTGTTTATAAGGAAAAATTAGTGCTGGCTACTTCCAAAACAAATGTGTCACTGATCGGTGAAAATGCTGAGAATACCCTGGTGACTTACGATGATTTTGCACAGAAGAAAAATAAGTTCGGAGAAGAAATGGGTACCACCGGCTCCACCGGTTTCTTTGTGTTTGGGGATGGGTTTTATGCCAGAGATATCACGTTTGAGAATTCATCAGGACCGGTAGGACAGGCAGTGGCTGTTCGGGTGGACGGTGATAAAGTTATGTTCGAGAAATGTAGATTTCTGGGTTTTCAGGATACACTGTATCCCCATGGAGACCGAAGCCGACAATACTATAAGGATTGCTACATAGAAGGCACAGTCGATTTTATCTTCGGATGGTCCACAGTGGTGTTTGAAAACTGTGAGATTTTCTCCAAAAAAGGAGGCGGCTACGTGACTGCTGCATCCACGGGAGAAGTCACAAAACATGGCTTTGTATTTATCGACTGTAAGCTGACAAGTGATGGAGAGCCTGCTTCAGTTTACCTTGGCAGGCCATGGAGAGATTATGCAAAGACAGTCTTTATCAACACCGAAATGGGAGATCATATCAAGCCCGAAGGCTGGCACAATTGGAACAAACCCAATGCAGAGCAAACAGCTTTTTATGCAGAATATGCTTCTAGAGGGCCAGGAGCAAATGTAGCTGAGCGGGTTTCCTGGTCACATCAATTAACTGAAGAGGAAGCGGAAATCTACACTGCAAAAGCAGTTTTGGCAGGAGAGGATGGGTGGAATCCCCAAAGTAGAATTCTCGATTGA
- a CDS encoding rhamnogalacturonan acetylesterase, with amino-acid sequence MKQIKIIILGMLFFGIVSFQKAQEEITVFLVGDSTMADKPYAGSNPEKGWGQVFPLYFKEGIRFENHAKNGRSTKSFRTEGRWKAVMKRLKPGDYVIIEFGHNDQKINAKDRYANADSDYRDNLIRFVKEVREKGGKPVLATPISRRSFDENGVLVDSHGRYSVVVREVAAEMEVPLFDLHAKTVEVIEQFGIEKSKELFLHYRPGDYSQFPEGREDDTHLSPTGAFKVSDLAVGELRRELPELKKYLKD; translated from the coding sequence ATGAAACAGATTAAAATAATCATTTTGGGAATGCTGTTTTTTGGTATTGTCTCATTCCAAAAAGCACAGGAAGAAATCACCGTTTTCCTAGTCGGTGATTCTACCATGGCAGATAAACCATACGCTGGAAGTAATCCTGAAAAAGGGTGGGGGCAGGTTTTTCCCTTGTATTTCAAAGAGGGAATCCGCTTCGAAAATCATGCAAAGAATGGAAGAAGCACGAAGAGTTTCCGTACAGAGGGGCGCTGGAAGGCGGTAATGAAGCGTCTCAAGCCTGGGGATTATGTGATAATTGAGTTTGGTCACAATGATCAGAAGATCAACGCAAAAGACCGCTATGCTAATGCCGATTCAGATTATCGGGATAATCTGATCCGTTTTGTAAAGGAAGTTCGGGAAAAAGGAGGGAAACCGGTATTGGCTACTCCGATTTCAAGAAGGAGTTTTGATGAAAACGGAGTGTTGGTAGATTCACACGGACGTTACTCTGTTGTAGTACGAGAAGTGGCAGCCGAAATGGAAGTGCCTCTTTTCGATCTTCATGCCAAAACTGTTGAAGTGATCGAGCAATTTGGAATAGAGAAATCGAAAGAGCTATTCCTGCATTATCGGCCAGGTGATTATTCCCAATTTCCCGAAGGTAGAGAAGACGATACACATTTGTCCCCTACAGGCGCTTTCAAAGTAAGCGACTTGGCTGTCGGGGAATTGAGACGGGAATTGCCTGAATTGAAGAAATATCTGAAGGATTGA
- the lpxA gene encoding acyl-ACP--UDP-N-acetylglucosamine O-acyltransferase → MRFANKNCKMISTSSKIGDNSQIGKNVTIGNYSTIEDDVVIGDNTIIANNVSILNGARIGENCFIHSGAILSGIPQDLKYNSEYTTLEIGSNNVIREYVTINKGTNSKKITKIGNYNLIMANTHIGHDCSIGDNCIIGFNVGIAGEVIIEDFVNISGLTGIHQFTRIGEHSMVTGLSRIIKDIPPYIMAAKAPLTYSGINVVGLKRKGFEQTKLNEIRGIYKIIFQQKRNTSLALDFIESNFKETIERDKIINFIKCSERGIIKGN, encoded by the coding sequence ATGAGATTTGCAAATAAAAATTGCAAAATGATTTCAACAAGCTCAAAAATTGGGGATAATTCTCAGATAGGAAAAAACGTAACGATCGGAAACTATTCCACCATAGAAGATGATGTTGTAATTGGTGATAATACAATTATAGCCAATAATGTTTCAATACTAAACGGAGCAAGAATCGGGGAAAATTGCTTCATTCATTCTGGTGCGATTCTTTCGGGAATCCCACAAGATTTAAAGTATAACAGTGAATATACAACTCTGGAAATTGGAAGTAATAATGTCATTCGGGAATATGTAACTATAAATAAGGGTACGAATTCCAAAAAGATTACAAAAATCGGAAACTACAATCTGATTATGGCAAATACACATATCGGGCACGATTGTTCAATAGGTGATAATTGTATTATTGGTTTTAATGTTGGGATTGCTGGCGAAGTAATAATAGAAGATTTTGTAAATATAAGTGGATTGACTGGCATTCATCAGTTTACCAGAATCGGAGAACATTCTATGGTTACTGGGTTGAGCAGAATTATCAAAGACATCCCCCCATATATAATGGCTGCAAAAGCACCTCTTACCTATTCAGGGATAAACGTTGTTGGTTTAAAGAGAAAAGGCTTCGAACAAACTAAACTTAACGAGATTAGGGGAATTTATAAAATAATTTTTCAACAAAAACGAAATACATCTCTAGCGTTAGATTTCATAGAAAGTAATTTTAAGGAAACAATTGAAAGAGATAAAATCATTAATTTCATTAAATGCTCAGAAAGAGGTATCATTAAAGGGAATTAA
- a CDS encoding VOC family protein: MKFEHFALNVSNASAASLWYEENLGLKVVKKMAEPPYMTFLADDSGTVMIEIYSNPKGETLDFEKLHPLAVHLALVSEDPNADRDRLVEAGAKLISDDILPDGSHLVMVKDPWGLALQLCKRATPMI, encoded by the coding sequence ATGAAATTTGAACATTTTGCACTAAATGTGAGTAATGCTTCTGCCGCCTCTCTTTGGTATGAGGAGAACTTAGGATTGAAGGTGGTCAAGAAAATGGCTGAGCCTCCATACATGACGTTTTTGGCTGATGACAGCGGCACAGTGATGATCGAGATTTATTCCAATCCTAAAGGTGAAACACTGGATTTTGAAAAACTACATCCTTTGGCAGTGCATTTGGCATTGGTCTCGGAGGATCCCAATGCAGATAGAGACCGCTTGGTCGAAGCGGGGGCCAAGTTGATTTCTGATGATATTTTGCCTGATGGATCCCATCTTGTGATGGTAAAGGATCCTTGGGGATTGGCATTGCAACTGTGCAAGCGTGCTACTCCCATGATATAG